From Deltaproteobacteria bacterium:
TGTGTAGCTCGGTTTCGTCTATGTCGAAGAGCACTAGCCTCTCGGGCTGGAACGCGGCAACCTGCATGACGATTTCGGAGCCTATCGAGCCCCCGGCCCCTGTTACGAGCACTACCTTTTTTTTCAGGAACGCGCCGATGCTGTCGTTATCCACTTCGACCGCCTGCCTTCCAAGGAGGTCCTCTATTTTTATCTCCTCCAGGCCCTTGAGGCCCGGCCTCTCCTGGCGGAAGTCGTGTATCCGGGGTGCTAGCTTTATGGACTCGACGAGGTCCTTGGCCGTCTCGTATATGGTTTTGAGCTCTTTTCCGCTCATGGAGGGGACCGCCACTATCACCTGCTCTATCTTTTTAGCCGTAATGACTTCCTCAAGGTCTTCCGGCGCGCCGATGACCCTCACTCCGTGTATGGAGCTCCCGAGCTTGCTCCTGTCCCTGTCGATAAAGCCCACGGGAGCCCACCCCATTGTTTTCTGCCTGATTATGTCCCGGAGGATCATCTCGCCGGTGTCGCCCGCGCCGACGATAAGGGTCCTTTTTCCGTTTTTTCTGTTCCTTTTCCTCCGGAGCGCGTCGATGGTTATCCTCTTCGAGACCCTGAGGCATGAAAGGAACAATATGGAAAGCGCGGCGTCGATAGGAAAAACGCCCCTGGGCAAAGCTACTTGAAAACCGCTGAAAGCTGGGGTGAAGAAGTGGATAATCCAGAAAAGCAAAGCCTCCGAGAGTACGGCCGCGCCAATAATCCTCATGAAATCCTCTATGCCCGCGTACCTCCATGTCATACTGTAAATCCTGAAGAAACCGAGGAGAAGTAACTTCAAAAATATGAAGAGCGGTAGTGTACGCATGAATGCCGCATTGTGCTCAGGCCCCATCGCAAGATCCATCCGGAGCTGGAAGGCGAGCAGCAGCGCCGCGGAAAGCGCGAGGGCGTCCGTAATTAGAAAAAAAGCCACCCGTTTGGCCGGGGTCGGCTTGATTAGTTTTTTAATGGTTCTATTCACATTCCGCCTTCGGTCTGGCCCAGGACTCCGCCCCTCGGAGCGGCGGATTTTATCAACCGGTACGCCGCCGCGAAAATAAATGAAAACACGATGAGCGCGCCCGGGAGGAGAAATCGGCCCGCGCTCATTGTAAAGGCGAGCAGGGCCAGGGCGCCGATCAGGAACTGTACTGATGCGTAACCAAAAGAGACCTTCCAATGGGGGATGCCGAGCTCGTTCGCAAGGTACTGATAAAGATGACCCCTGTGCGCCCTGAAGATGTCCTCGCCCCTGGCCGCCCGCATGGCAACGGTCGTCAAGGCATCCGCGTAGAAGGTTACTAGGAATGCGGCAATACAGATAAAGGCCAGGGGCCCTGAAGCCATCTTGAGCGCGAGAGAGGCGAAAAGAAACCCCAGAAAGACGCTCCCGACGTCTCCCATGAAGACCCTGGCCCGGGGCGCGTTGAACGGAAGAAATCCCATGCAGGCGAGCGCCGCTACAAGGCTAAGCGACAGGAACTCCGGGCTGA
This genomic window contains:
- a CDS encoding polysaccharide biosynthesis protein; protein product: MNRTIKKLIKPTPAKRVAFFLITDALALSAALLLAFQLRMDLAMGPEHNAAFMRTLPLFIFLKLLLLGFFRIYSMTWRYAGIEDFMRIIGAAVLSEALLFWIIHFFTPAFSGFQVALPRGVFPIDAALSILFLSCLRVSKRITIDALRRKRNRKNGKRTLIVGAGDTGEMILRDIIRQKTMGWAPVGFIDRDRSKLGSSIHGVRVIGAPEDLEEVITAKKIEQVIVAVPSMSGKELKTIYETAKDLVESIKLAPRIHDFRQERPGLKGLEEIKIEDLLGRQAVEVDNDSIGAFLKKKVVLVTGAGGSIGSEIVMQVAAFQPERLVLFDIDETELHRMELRLKKAYPQHFSGKGGAGGRFVFVVGDIGNSERVRGVFSNYAPEIVFHAAAYKHVPMMEHNPEEAVRVNMFGTHVLAASAARSGVRKFIMISSDKAVMPSSVMGATKRMAENICAAFGAGRTAFISVRFGNVLGSRGSVLPIFMEQLKSGGPLTVTHREIKRYFMTISEAVSLVLQAAVIGKGGEVLVLDMGEPVRIADLAEELIRINGFEPYKDIGIEFTGLRAGEKLYEEVFTDEEVLKVSAHRKILISRNTGSYSLHEIELILGEFEPHLSGAGRGKELKGLLRKYVEHTADAGLEELTLQGRVV
- a CDS encoding UDP-N-acetylmuramyl pentapeptide phosphotransferase, which codes for MNTILMAITGLIAGAAGPIAIQRFGNGLGLTDRPNERSSHSVPTPRGGGLGIVAAASAMAFLSGDYAFALILVSIGLLGFLEDLFGIPAKFRLVAQLGLAFLLAASTLGLSGSVKDVSIILLWTVFIAGTANFYNFMDGVNGMAGSSGLVAFGLLSAFAFLFSPEFLSLSLVAALACMGFLPFNAPRARVFMGDVGSVFLGFLFASLALKMASGPLAFICIAAFLVTFYADALTTVAMRAARGEDIFRAHRGHLYQYLANELGIPHWKVSFGYASVQFLIGALALLAFTMSAGRFLLPGALIVFSFIFAAAYRLIKSAAPRGGVLGQTEGGM